A section of the Stenotrophomonas acidaminiphila genome encodes:
- a CDS encoding MATE family efflux transporter has protein sequence MTAPAPAARSLTEGPIGRNLLLFALPILAGNIAQSLNGSVNAIWVGRFLGEAALTATANANNIMFFLIGSVFGIGMAATILIGQAMGARDVVQARRVMGTSATFFIGISVLIAIAGWFMAHPLLRAMGTPAASLPLAEAYLRIIFLATPTLYAFAFLSAALRGAGDSRTPFRFLLLSVALDIVLNPLLIFGIGPFPRLGIAGAAWATLLAQSLSLLGLLAYMRQRGHVLWLGRKDLGLLRIDLAILRALVVKGVPMGLQMVLISLSMIMLMTMVNDYGTDTAAAYGASLQLWTYVQMPAMAIGAACSSMAAQNVGAGHWNRVRGTARKGVLYNFVLTGVLILPLVLLDRHSLALFLPDGSQALAVARHLNHIAVWSFLFFGVSFVISGVVRSTGAVMAPLLILAAALWGVRVPFAELLQPYWGADAIWWSFPVSSLVSMLLSLAYYRWGGWRRARMLAPPAHAGELATPAEVPACPPSPVADADAETATR, from the coding sequence CATCGCCCAGTCGCTCAACGGCTCGGTCAACGCGATCTGGGTCGGCCGGTTCCTCGGCGAAGCGGCGCTGACCGCCACGGCCAACGCCAACAACATCATGTTCTTCCTGATCGGCTCGGTGTTCGGCATCGGCATGGCCGCCACCATCCTCATCGGCCAGGCGATGGGCGCGCGCGACGTGGTCCAGGCACGGCGGGTGATGGGCACCAGCGCCACCTTCTTCATCGGCATTTCAGTGCTGATCGCCATCGCCGGCTGGTTCATGGCGCATCCGCTGCTGCGCGCGATGGGTACCCCGGCCGCGTCGCTGCCGCTGGCCGAGGCCTACCTGCGGATCATCTTCCTGGCCACGCCGACGCTGTACGCCTTCGCCTTCCTCAGCGCGGCGCTGCGCGGTGCCGGCGACTCGCGCACGCCGTTCCGCTTCCTGCTGCTGTCGGTGGCGCTGGACATCGTGCTCAACCCGCTGCTGATCTTCGGCATCGGCCCGTTCCCGCGGCTGGGCATCGCCGGTGCGGCGTGGGCCACGCTGCTGGCGCAGTCGCTGTCGCTGCTCGGCCTGCTGGCCTACATGCGCCAGCGCGGCCATGTGCTGTGGCTGGGGCGCAAGGACCTGGGGCTGCTGCGCATCGACCTGGCGATCCTGCGCGCACTGGTGGTCAAGGGCGTGCCGATGGGCCTGCAGATGGTGCTGATCTCGCTGTCGATGATCATGCTGATGACCATGGTCAACGATTACGGCACCGATACCGCCGCCGCCTATGGCGCGTCGCTGCAGTTGTGGACCTACGTGCAGATGCCGGCGATGGCGATCGGCGCGGCATGCTCGTCCATGGCCGCGCAGAACGTGGGCGCCGGCCACTGGAACCGGGTCCGCGGCACCGCGCGCAAGGGCGTGCTGTACAACTTCGTGCTCACCGGGGTGCTGATCCTGCCGCTGGTCCTGCTGGACCGGCACTCGCTGGCCCTGTTCCTGCCCGACGGCAGCCAGGCGCTGGCGGTCGCGCGGCACCTGAACCACATCGCGGTGTGGTCGTTCCTGTTCTTCGGCGTGAGCTTCGTGATTTCCGGCGTGGTCCGCTCCACCGGTGCGGTGATGGCCCCGCTGCTGATCCTGGCCGCCGCGCTGTGGGGCGTGCGCGTGCCGTTTGCCGAACTGCTGCAGCCGTACTGGGGCGCCGATGCGATCTGGTGGAGCTTCCCGGTCAGTTCGCTGGTCTCGATGCTGCTGTCGCTGGCCTACTACCGCTGGGGCGGCTGGCGCAGGGCCAGGATGCTGGCGCCGCCGGCGCATGCCGGGGAACTGGCGACGCCGGCCGAAGTGCCGGCGTGCCCGCCCTCGCCGGTGGCCGACGCCGATGCGGAAACCGCCACCCGCTGA